CCTTATGAAAGGACTCATAACGACCTGGAATACTGCAAAATATCGATGAGTTATAACTTATATGGAACAACAGaagcaacaaaaaataaattagcatAGAATAGATTCACTATACATATAGCTAAAAGTTGCAACTAAAGGAAATGCTACTAAGAACACCAGCCACAAACCAGCATATCTATCTATGAATACCTTTGATCCAATGCCATGTTTCATCAAGCTGTTATTACTAACTAATCACAATTGTAAAATTTGTGTCTTACAGACGTCTGTGAtgtagaaaaataataattaaagggAAATAGTTGTTTTATTTACTTCACTGTCCCTTGTACTTAATTCTAGAACTGCTAAactgttatgttttggcatattatatataaatttatgaaGCCAACTCCAACTTTCGTAATTAGAGCATCAATTAATGATTGATTGGTAGTCTAAAAATGGTCAATAGTAGTTAATTTAGTTCTCCAGGGCTTAAGAGTCCAGTCAGTTCCAGAGTCCAGACGggtaaataaaaaatcatcataataaCAGTCTTAGTATCGGAGTGTCTAATTTGTATTTCAACTGTACGTTCCAACCAACATGATTGAACAATGAACAATAGGTTCAAAACTTGAAACCTCACTCCAGGGGTTTCTCCCTTTTTATTAAAGGGAAAGATAGATGGTGAGAAATGACTGACATCAAAGTGCAACAAAGAATGTCAGTAAATTCATTTGAAATCAATAAATCATGGCGAATGTATATATAATTAGAGAATATTAAACACTAAACCCAGCTAAATATATTACGAAGGAAAGGGGGAAAATAGTTGGATAGAATAAAACCTAGCAAGGCGAGTGTAAAATAATTGCTTGGCCAGAAGGTTGCATTTCTCTATTGTAGGAGGATCCTGAATGTATTGCTTGTTCTGCTCCAACAGCTGCTTGTGGTAAGATGTTCCATGCTTGGCTATAAATTGGGATGCTTGACACGCTTTGGACGTCAACTGCTGCAACTTGGCCGCCATCAAATCTGCAAAAGGCCAATCTACAATAAGATCTAAGGTGAACAATATATTACACTACTCCTGATCCATATTAATTATACTTGATATCCTATATAATTCTGCTCGTTGATGATCTTCTAATGATATTGAGAACAATATGGCTTTTTGGTTTGCATTGTTGTTAGTTACCTTTTCCATTTGATTCTATCTTAAATTAGAACTTAaaaagagcataagagaaaacaATTAATGAACTTCTGTGAAAAGGGAAGAACTTCACTCAAACAAATAAGCATTCAAGAGAATAAAGAACACCATAAGTCACGGACAAAGGGCCTGTTTGGATCAGTTTACTTGAACTTAACTAAcggcataagttttgtgagactttTTGGCAATCAATACTtgtaaaaacagcttatgatattttgataagcttttttcagcttatttttataGGTTCTCcgagatagcttatgaaaatagcttaaagcatacacaaaaacaatttaagcTAATTTTATATGAAACTATCAATATcgcttatgtaagcttatacataagcgcttATTTGTTctataagctgtttatccaaacagggccaAAACAATAtgcttaacaaaaaaaaattctgcaaATTGAAGTATCAGTGTACTCTATAAACAGCGGTGAATTACTTCAATTTCACTAAGAGTTTGTTTTGCTAATCTAAACATACTTATAATATGAAATTAGGCTGTGGAAGCAAAGTCAAAACCCTAAATATTCAACCAATTTTCGTTATACCAATAACAAAATTGTGAGTAGCAAAGAGAATGTGATCGAATAAAGCAGATCTGAAGAGTAATACATAAAACAGcaacatgataaaaaaatatctcAGCAAAATTGATAATCGGAAGAAGAACGAAGAACGATACCTTGTCGAGTGAAAGAGAGTGCAGTAATCGGAAATTGTTCGCCGCCGTTACCACGCGACGCTGCAACAACTCAAGGATACTGCGGCTCTCTCTATGTGAGTCTTTTTGcgattctttgttttttttttttttttttttttagttttattttgataGACACTTTTTCAGTTTGGTCTAGACTAGATTGTTTGGGCCATATAAACCCAAAGTATATAGTCATAACTATTAACGCCACATTTTTTTCTAATACACCGCTTCGTTTGTTCATTAATTTTTGGGGAAAATATACTCTTTTTTCCTACTATAAAACGTCAGCTATAAGCTACTAATTTTGGTTTAGTGATGCGTGGTTTTtgtagtatgcatgaggttcTAAGTATCATCTTCATTAGCTCCATTGTATTGTATCCAAGAaagtaaaaaacaattatgagtgGGTAACTCAACTTGTTTAAGTTAAGGGTGAAAGGAGTTAAAgagtaaaaatttattataagggagtataaggggtactcaaacccttacaacaaaTAGCACTAAACTAAGTGCTTAGAATACAAGACATAAGATTTAAACACCAAAAAGGAAAATGAGTACAAGTCATACGCCCATACCGACTAGTGAACCACAATCAAGAATGAAGTTTGATTGTCTCAAATAACGATGAAACATCCAGTATATTGCCCTTAAAATTTACTTTATATGTTCTTGTAGCAAGAATGACACAAGATACGAGAAATTACTTTAAAATTTGATTCCAAACACATGGTAAGCACATATAAGTGATATGTGCACCGAAATCCCGAATATCCACTTAGATACTCATACCATCATAATACTcgattaaaaataacattattatattatagatgttatattttgtctattgtGTATAAGTAAAATAGAATTTACATCATATACATATGTGTTTGTTGTACATTTTgtacatataatttattttaaagttatttaaaaatattttatatatagttttaaaagaattaatttatgatattattattaattcatGATTTGTAAAACTTGTTTACTTGGTCATATACACGTTTTGTATTCAGTTGATATTATACTTAATTTTTGCTAATTAATAGAAATTATGGCTCATCAATGTGACATGATTTTGAAGATATAAGAATATAGAAACCAAATAATATGTGTAGAGATAATTCTTAATCTTGCGTAGACTATTAGAAAACTCACGTTTTCAACAACAAATGGTTATGGCTCACTTAATTTCATATGAGATCAAAATCACACTgataaaatatgagaaattgTTTTCCTCTTTCTTGTAAAATTTGAGGTGTTATCTTCCTGGATTACATCCCCGGTTTCTATTAATTCTTGCTAGTTCTGTCACCtcggatatgattcatatccgagaaggacctgttgaatcctgggtatttgcgcttatgaggcggataaatccttaaggacagtgcgatcagcacgcctcaggtattgCAGGTTTATGATTATGTGGTTGTTTACTATGCGAATGACATCAAACTACTACACCACAAGAGATAAGTTCCTATGaactctattttaatttattttcattcatatttgtttgattacataaattaatatgttgtttattattatgGATGTGATGATAGGTCCAAATTTTACAATAGTGTTTTAGATCAATAAATCTCCCAATATTTCATTTGATCCAATAGTACATGATGCAAAATTTACCTCACTTATGTCTCATACATTGGCTATTATTatgaaaaacttattttttattttttttgcataagAACTCATTGGATTCATATTTATTTGGATTGAATAGACTGGACTTGTAATTCCACGTTTAGAGGAGCTTGTAAAATGTGGAGCTC
This portion of the Trifolium pratense cultivar HEN17-A07 linkage group LG3, ARS_RC_1.1, whole genome shotgun sequence genome encodes:
- the LOC123915558 gene encoding uncharacterized protein LOC123915558 gives rise to the protein MAAKLQQLTSKACQASQFIAKHGTSYHKQLLEQNKQYIQDPPTIEKCNLLAKQLFYTRLASIPGRYESFHKELDYAKQFWKNRQQLKVEDAGIALLFGVEVFGWFCVGEIVGRGFTFTGYSV